In Ctenopharyngodon idella isolate HZGC_01 chromosome 20, HZGC01, whole genome shotgun sequence, the following proteins share a genomic window:
- the slc22a16 gene encoding solute carrier family 22 member 16: protein MTTGVELLFDELGHFKRFQACLYFAAIFQAISCGIHYLASVFLVETPKFLCDAPNITDVLYRNHSSTSLADIWTHYKPGDGPVVVQTAGGDQWELSPCLKALRLDAINFQYKFFGNKTVETCGGFVYDHSEVEQSIVTDWDLVCEKEWLAKLSQPTFMLGVLIGALVFGDVADRIGRRPILMATSLCQFIFGVAVAFTGNYYLFVMMRFLLAMVSSGYLVVVFVYVTEFTGIKVRTWTSMHVHAAFAVGVMVVALVGYLVRVWWIYQIILTLSTSPFLLYCWKFPETPFYLMAKGRYKEAQELLDTMAYFNGLPPTLKVSELMDECDGALLKDNKQSAGKAMEVEKRLSILDMFGSLKMAGRSVTCWAIWFIGSLGYYVFSLGSVNLGGNQYINLFLAGAVEVPSYLIGCFAMDRVGRKKTCAPALLLGGVACMLIIVVPQDIEVLAIVLSMTGKFAIAIAFGLIYLYTCELYPTVIRSLAVGSGSMMCRVGSVVAPFCVYLADIWIYLPQLIVGILAFIIGILTMFLPETLGQPLTSTLEEAEALGSKPNTKNPPADALEMNQTIKV from the exons ATGACCACTGGCGTGGAGCTACTATTCGACGAACTTGGACACTTTAAAAG GTTTCAAGCATGTCTCTACTTTGCTGCTATTTTCCAGGCCATCTCCTGTGGAATACATTACCTGGCCTCGGTTTTCTTAGTTGAAACACCTAAATTTCTTTGTGACGCTCCAAATATCACAGACGTTCTATACAGAAATCACTCATCAACCTCTCTGGCAGATATCTGGACTCATTACAAGCCAGGTGATGGGCCAGTGGTTGTACAGACAGCTGGAGGAGACCAGTGGGAACTTAGTCCTTGTTTAAAAGCGCTGCGGCTTGATGCCATCAATTTTCAATACAAGTTTTTTGGGAACAAAACTGTAGAGACATGTGGTGGCTTTGTGTATGATCACAGCGAGGTTGAGCAGAGCATCGTAACAGACTGGGACCTGGTGTGTGAGAAGGAATGGCTGGCCAAGCTTTCACAGCCAACTTTTATGCTGGGAGTTTTGATTGGAGCCTTGGTGTTTGGGGATGTCGCAGATAG AATTGGTAGACGGCCCATTCTCATGGCTACCAGCTTGTGCCAGTTTATTTTTGGGGTTGCTGTGGCATTCACAGGAAACTACTACCTCTTTGTGATGATGCGTTTCCTTCTTGCTATG GTGTCGAGTGGGTATCTGGTTGTAGTCTTTGTGTATGTGACAGAGTTTACAGGAATTAAGGTGCGCACATGGACCTCTATGCATGTGCACGCTGCCTTTGCTGTGGGCGTCATGGTAGTGGCTCTGGTGGGGTACCTTGTTCGTGTCTGGTGGATCTACCAGATCATACTCACTCTCAGTACCTCTCCATTCTTGCTCTACTGCTGGAAGTTTCCAGAAACACCTTTCTACCTAATGGCTAAAGGGCGGTACAAGGAAGCCCAGGAGCTGCTGGACACTATGGCCTACTTCAATGGCCTGCCACCCACCCTTAAG GTGTCAGAGCTAATGGATGAATGTGATGGAGCACTGTTGAAGGATAATAAGCAATCAGCTGGGAAAGCAATGGAAGTCGAGAAGAGGCTAAGCATCCTGGACATGTTTGGAAGCTTGAAAATGGCTGGTCGCAGCGTCACCTGCTGGGCAATCTGGTTCATCGGAAGCTTGGGATACTATGTCTTCAGCCTGGGGTCTGTCAACCTTGGTGGAAATCAGTATATCAACCTCTTCCTGGCTG GTGCTGTTGAGGTTCCGTCATACTTGATTGGCTGCTTTGCAATGGATCGGGTCGGCAGGAAGAAGACATGTGCCCCGGCTCTGCTGCTCGGTGGAGTAGCCTGCATGCTCATCATTGTGGTCCCCCag GATATAGAGGTACTGGCTATAGTCCTGAGTATGACTGGGAAATTTGCTATTGCCATTGCATTCGGGTTGATTTACTTGTACACCTGTGAGCTTTACCCCACAGTTATCAG GTCTCTGGCTGTAGGCAGTGGTAGTATGATGTGTCGGGTGGGAAGTGTAGTGGCTCCTTTCTGCGTTTACCTTGCTGACATTTGGATCTATCTGCCTCAG CTCATTGTGGGAATTCTGGCTTTCATCATTGGGATCCTGACCATGTTTCTTCCGGAGACTCTAGGACAGCCCCTCACCTCGACTTTGGAAGAAGCTGAAGCTCTGGGCTCCAAGCCTAATACAAAGAATCCTCCAGCAGATGCACTAGAGATGAACCAAACCATTAAAGTTTAA